The Vigna unguiculata cultivar IT97K-499-35 chromosome 6, ASM411807v1, whole genome shotgun sequence genome contains a region encoding:
- the LOC114188449 gene encoding uncharacterized protein LOC114188449, whose translation MQTREEQVTWATFRTRFLEKYFPDNARHEREAKFLTLQQGTMTVQAYIEWFEYLARFYSPVVTEEWRCRKFEGGLKHELRRFIAKTVEQLETGSRRGGRQQKTAPDVRSQKKPYSRPPNTSWRLQCYNCGGEHLRRDCTRPASSTSGGSSTRATHSFVSNECVRTLGLAMRELECELIVATLTSGEVSTTSICVGCPMEVAGRRFKLNLICLSMEGLDVILGMDWLSSNHVVIDCGRRRVVFPDTTGLELISSNQAVKEIEAGATCYMIVAHVEKMSTAEKISKILVVDEYAYVFTDEIPELLPSRDVDFSIDLILGAWPVSMALYRMVLAELDKLKKQIEDLLEKKFIRPSASPRRAPLNKLTIKNKYPLPRIDDLLDQLRGAAVFSKIDLRSGYDQILVRPKDVQKTSFRSRYGHYEYVVMPFRVTNAPTIFMDYMNRIFRPYLDQFVVVFIDDILIYSESREEHAEHLRVVLGILREHQLYGKLSKCEFWLEEVQFLGHVISAQGIAVDPAKIEIVVKWERP comes from the exons ATGCAGACCCGTGAGGAGCAGGTAACTTGGGCTACCTTCAGGACAAGGTTCCTGGAGAAGTACTTCCCAGACAATGCGAGGCACGAGCGGGAGGCAAAGTTCCTTACCCTCCAGCAGGGAACTATGACCGTGCAGGCATACATAGAGTGGTTCGAGTACTTGGCTCGTTTTTACTCGCCTGTAGTTACCGAGgagtggaggtgtaggaagtTCGAGGGCGGACTGAAACATGAGCTGCGTCGCTTCATT GCCAAAACTGTGGAGCAGTTGGAGACGGGGTCTAGAAGGGGAGGGAGACAGCAGAAGACTGCTCCAGATGTCAGATCACAGAAGAAACCTTATAGTAGGCCACCAAATACCTCCTGGAGGCTACAATGCTATAACTGCGGTGGGGAGCACTTGAGGAGAGACTGTACTAGACCTGCCAGCAGTACAAGTGGAGGTAGTAGCACTA GAGCCACCCATTCGTTCGTGTCTAATGAATGCGTGAGAACGCTCGGGCTTGCGATGCGAGAGCTGGAGTGCGAATTGATAGTCGCGACGCTAACATCtggagaggtatccaccacttcTATATGTGTGGGGTGCCCCATGGAGGTGGCAGGCCGCAGGTTCAAGCTGAATCTTATTTGTCTGTCGATGGAGGGATTGGACGTGATTCTAGGCATGGACTGGCTGTCGAGCAACCATGTTGTCATCGATTGCGGACGGCGCAGGGTAGTGTTCCCAGATACAACAGGGTTGGAGCTTATCTCGTCTAATCAGGCGGTGAAGGAGATTGAGGCTGGAGCTACATGTTATATGATAGTGGCTCATGTGGAGAAGATGAGTACGGCCGAGAAAATCAGCAAGATTCTGGTAGTGGATGAATACGCATATGTCTTTACGGATGAGATTCCGGAGTTGCTGCCTAGcagggatgttgatttctccatTGACCTCATCCTTGGCGCATGGCCAGTTTCTATGGCACTGTACAGGATGGTGCTTGCTGAGTTAGACAAATTAAAGAAACAGATTGAGGATCTacttgagaagaagttcatccgaCCGAGTGCATCACCGCGGAGAGCACCG CTAAACAAGTTAacgataaagaataagtacccaCTGCCGAGGATTGATGACCTATTGGATCAGCTGAGGGGAGCTGCGGTGTTCTCGAAAATAgacttgaggtctggatacGATCAGATCCTAGTCAGGCCGAAGGACGTACAGAAGACTTCTTTTAGGTCACGTTATGGccactacgagtatgtagtgatgccaTTTAGGGTGACCAATGCGCCGACCATATTCATGGACTATATGAATAGGATTTTTCGGCCATATCTAGATCAGTTTGTGGTAGTGTTCATCGATGATATCCTGATCTACTCTGAGAGCAGAGAAGAGCATGCAGAGCATCTAAGAGTGGTGTTGGGGATTCTCAGGGAACACCAGTTGTATGGGAAGTTATCAaaatgtgaattctggttggAGGAAGTACAATTTTTGGGCCATGTGATCTCAGCCCAAGGAATAGCAGTTGATCCGGCTAAGATCGAGATagtggtgaagtgggagagacCCTAG